A stretch of the Melitaea cinxia chromosome 14, ilMelCinx1.1, whole genome shotgun sequence genome encodes the following:
- the LOC123659448 gene encoding uncharacterized protein LOC123659448, with amino-acid sequence MSGRRRRSNIGCSTVNARRVRSVRDEESSTEREARLSQARDRNRVERERESSVEREVRLSQAQDRYRAEIERESSVEREVRRSQARDRYRAERERESSVEREVRRSRDRDRHRIQRARESSARVSNSWVNKENSAMNYDPSISYKDDRIVSIGTMSVVCEHCLALKFKDESKGMCCLQGKVKLEEILPPPEPLHSLLTGDHQKSKQFMRNIRRYNNAFQMTSFKSKQVVERGFMPTFKIQGQVYHLAGSLLPLRPDDHKFLQIYFIADPDTQASTRCSSVAQPIDRDLIRSLQDMLHSHNCYIQSFKTAIESVPANTPDFNVVIHANKVPVGEHRGRYNAPSTSEVAVVIAGQQFDKRDIVLHSRDDNLQKISELHRSYDSLQYPLMLCRGEDGYAINVSQVDPISGIPLRKTVSCMNYYCYRIMTRRNNFNTLLRYGMLTNQYLVDQYAKIESERLAYIRNNQTKLRAENYVHLQDALQANEHQNGIGQLVILPSSFTGGPRYLHEKSQDAMTYVRNYGKPDLFITATCNPNWSEIKENINTNLTPQDRYDIVNRVFHLKVQKLLHLINKSHIFGPPRCHMYTIEWQKRGLPHVHLLVWLVNKIRPNQIDRVISAELPDKDEDPNLYEIVKKHMVHGPCGALNPNSPCMRDSRCNKKFPKSFQTQTITSDDGYPKYRRRSPEQGGQNATVRNHDIDNRWIVPYNPLLLKIFDAHINVELCNSIKSIQYVTKYINKGSDQATFSIQSPNEVEKYQSGRYICSSEAVWRILSFEVHDRAPTVVHLAVHLENGQRVYFTENNIQEVVNNPRDTTLTAFFKLCAQDDFAKTLTYDRVPSYYTWNQSSKTFQRRKQGTAVDGFPEVKKTDALGRVYVIHPNNSECFYLRMLLHIVKGPTSFAHLRTVQGVVYNTYQATCKAMGLLEDDSHWENTLSEAAVCSSATSLRYLFAIIVAFCQVTDSVTLWNKFQENMASDILIRRRRELNSDDPQYDQNIFDEALFELNKVVQLLSGKSIKDFGLPMPANTTNSDLTNSAEYRRETSYDQTRLLQNIAQDEPRLNIDQKKVFTALLATIDNNEGKLFFLDAPGGTGKTFLINLLLKKVRSTGKIALAVASSGIAATLLEGGRTAHSTFKLPLKIATDDNNSVCSVSKQSNTGKLMRDCSLIVWDEATMSNKTSIEALDRTMRDLRNKNSPMGGCTILFSGDFRQILPVVTRGTRADEINASLKRSYLWPHVNKLELKTNMRVSSSSRENRLFPEMLLKVGNGELTQSEGRINLENLCVLIDNIQELVNNVYPDIDNINYKTITWFKERAILSPTNEQVDKVNNLILSKIEAPTKIYYSVDTVLDLEEAVHFPTEFLNSLNPSGLSPHKMVLKVGCPVILLRNLNPPKLCNGTRLLVKSLKTFIIECTILTGCGTGEDVLIPRIPLIPSDLPFQFKRLQFPVKTAFALTINKSQGQTFNVAGLDLSVDCFSHGQLSKYK; translated from the exons ATGTCTGGAAGACGTCGTCGTTCGAACATAGGTTGTAGTACAGTGAATGCCAGAAGAGTACGTTCAGTAAGAGATGAAGAATCGTCAACGGAACGTGAGGCTCGCCTCAGTCAGGCTCGGGATAGAAATAGagttgagagagagagagaatctTCAGTAGAGCGTGAGGTTCGTCTCAGTCAGGCTCAGGATAGATATAGAGCTGAGATAGAGAGAGAATCTTCAGTAGAGCGTGAAGTTCGCCGTAGTCAGGCTCGGGATAGATATAGAGCTGAGAGGGAGAGAGAATCTTCAGTAGAGCGTGAGGTTCGCCGCAGCCGAGATAGGGATAGACATCGAATACAGAGAGCCAGAGAATCATCAGCACGAGTTAGTAATTCATgggtaaataaagaaaattctgCCATGAATTACGATCCTTCGATTTCTTACAAGGACGATCGTATAGTATCAATAGGTACTATGTCAGTAGTGTGTGAACATTGCTTGGCATTAAAATTCAAGGACGAATCGAAAGGCATGTGTTGCTTACAAGGAAAAGTCAAATTAGAAGAAATTCTCCCTCCGCCTGAACCACTTCACTCTCTTCTTACGGGTGATCATCAGAAATCCAAACAATTCATGCGCAATATACGCCGTTATAATAACGCATTTCAAATGACCTCTTTTAAGAGTAAGCAAGTCGTTGAGCGTGGGTTCATGCCTACATTTAAAATTCAAGGGCAAGTGTACCACTTAGCTGGGAGCTTGCTACCACTTCGACCCGATGATCACAAATTTctgcaaatatattttattgcagatCCAGATACACAAGCATCTACGCGGTGTTCAAGTGTTGCACAGCCAATTGATAGAGATTTGATTAGATCTCTCCAAGATATGTTACATTCTCATAATTGCTATATACAGTCTTTCAAAACTGCGATTGAGAGTGTTCCAGCAAATACTCCTGACTTTAATGTTGTAATCCATGCAAATAAAGTTCCTGTTGGAGAACACAGAGGAAGATACAATGCGCCTTCCACGAGTGAAGTAGCAGTGGTGATAGCTGGACAGCAATTTGACAAAAGAGATATTGTATTGCATAGTCGTGATGATAATTTGCAAAAAATTTCAGAGTTACACAGATCTTATGACAGCTTACAATATCCTTTGATGCTATGTCGTGGAGAAGATGGTTATGCCATTAATGTTTCTCAAGTTGACCCAATCAGTGGTATACCTCTGCGTAAAACAGTGTCATGTATGAACTACTATTGCTACCGTATAATGACAAGACGTAACAATTTCAACACTTTGCTTAGGTATGGAATGTTAACAAACCAATACTTGGTAGATCAATATGCGAAAATTGAATCTGAGAGATTAGCCTACATCCGTAATAATCAAACTAAATTGAGAGCCGAAAATTACGTTCATCTTCAGGATGCTTTACAGGCGAATGAACACCAAAACGGCATTGGGCAGTTGGTTATACTACCTTCATCATTCACAGGTGGACCTCGATATTTACACGAAAAATCGCAAGACGCCATGACTTACGTCAGAAATTACGGCAAAcctgatttatttataactgcAACATGTAACCCAAATTGGTCggaaatcaaagaaaatattaacaCCAATTTAACGCCACAAGACAGATACGATATAGTTAACAGAGTCTTCCATTTAAAAGTACAGAAACTCCTGCACCTCATTAACAAGTCTCATATATTCGGTCCACCGCGCTGTCATATGTACACAATAGAATGGCAGAAACGTGGCTTGCCACATGTACACCTGCTGGTGTGGTTAGTGAACAAAATTAGACCAAACCAAATTGACAGGGTTATTTCAGCTGAATTACCGGATAAAGATGAAGATCCTAACCTGTACGAAATCGTAAAGAAACATATGGTACACGGCCCTTGCGGGGCTTTAAACCCGAATTCTCCATGTATGCGAGATTCTCGATGCAACAAAAAATTTCCGAAGTCGTTCCAAACTCAAACAATTACTAGCGATGACGGATATCCCAAATATCGTCGACGATCGCCAGAACAGGGCGGGCAAAATGCCACCGTCCGAAACCATGATATTGATAACCGATGGATCGTTCCCTATAATCCACtccttttgaaaatttttgatGCCCACATCAACGTAGAGTTGTGCAATTCAATAAAGTCAATCCAATATGTTACTAAGTACATTAATAAAGGCAGTGATCAAGCCACTTTCAGCATACAATCACCAAATGAAGTGGAAAAGTATCAGTCTGGACGTTACATCTGCAGCTCTGAAGCTGTATGGAGGATTTTATCATTCGAAGTGCACGACCGGGCTCCCACAGTTGTCCACCTTGCAGTTCATTTAGAAAATGGACAAAGAGTATATTTCACTGAGAACAATATACAAGAAGTTGTTAATAACCCGCGGGATACAACATTGACAGCATTCTTCAAGTTATGTGCTCAAGATGATTTCGCGAAAACTCTGACATATGACAGAGTTCCAAGTTACTATACATGGAACCAGAGTTCTAAAACTTTTCAACGGCGAAAACAAGGTACTGCGGTTGATGGTTTTCCGGAAGTAAAAAAAACGGATGCTCTTGGCAGAGTCTACGTGATTCATCCCAACAACAGCGAATGCTTTTATCTGAGAATGTTACTGCATATTGTAAAAGGCCCGACATCCTTTGCACACCTAAGAACTGTACAAGGTGTTGTTTACAATACTTATCAAGCAACATGCAAAGCTATGGGGCTCTTGGAAGACGATTCTCACTGGGAAAACACATTATCAGAAGCAGCTGTATGTAGTTCAGCTACAtcattaagatatttatttgccATCATAGTAGCGTTTTGTCAAGTAACTGATTCTGTTACTCTATGGAATAAATTTCAAGAAAATATGGCCAGTGATATTCTGATTCGGCGACGGCGAGAGTTAAACTCAGATGATCCACAATATGATCAAAACATATTTGACGAAGCATTATTTGAATTGAACAAAGTAGTGCAATTACTTTCGGGTAAATCGATCAAGGATTTTGGGCTGCCGATGCCAGCTAATACTACTAACTCAGACTTAACTAACAGTGCCGAATACAGAAGAGAAACATCATACGATCAAACGAgacttttacaaaatatagcTCAAGATGAGCCACGATTAAACATCGACCAGAAAAAAGTATTCACTGCATTACTAGCAACAATTGATAACAATGAAGGGAAATTGTTTTTCCTTGATGCTCCAGGAGGTACaggaaaaacatttttaatcaacctgcttttaaaaaaagtgagATCTACCGGAAAAATTGCGTTAGCTGTTGCGTCATCCGGCATTGCCGCTACGCTTTTGGAAGGAGGCCGAACCGCACACTCTACATTCAAGCTCCCGCTGAAAATCGCCACCGATGATAATAACAGTGTCTGTAGTGTTTCTAAACAGAGCAATACAGGAAAATTGATGCGTGACTGCTCATTAATAGTCTGGGACGAAGCTACCATGTCAAACAAGACGTCTATAGAAGCATTGGATAGGACAATGCGCGATTTGCGCAACAAAAATTCGCCTATGGGAGGATGTACAATTCTGTTCTCAGGAGATTTCCGTCAAATTCTACCAGTTGTGACTCGAGGAACACGTGCTGACGAAATAAATGCTTCCCTAAAAAGATCCTACCTTTGGCCACATGTCAATAAATTAGAGCTTAAAACTAATATGCGGGTTTCGTCATCTTCACGTGAAAACAGGCTATTTCCAGAGATGCTGCTAAAAGTCGGAAATGGGGAGTTAACACAAAGTGAGGGAAGGATTAACCTAGAAAACCTTTGTGTTTTGATAGACAACATCCAAGAGTTAGTCAACAATGTCTATCCTGACATtgataacataaattataagaCAATAACTTGGTTTAAAGAAAGGGCGATTCTGTCACCAACTAACGAACAAGTAGATAAGGTAAATAACTTGATTCTTTCAAAGATTGAAGCGCCGACGAAAATATACTACTCGGTCGATACTGTTCTCGATTTGGAAGAAGCTGTTCATTTTCCTACAGAATTTCTAAACTCTTTGAACCCGTCTGGTCTCTCTCCTCACAAAATGGTGTTAAAAGTAGGTTGTcctgttattttattaagaaacctGAATCCACCTAAACTTTGCAATGGCACGCGTTTGCTGGTAAAATCACTGAAAACTTTCATAATAGAGTGCACAATACTCACAGGATGTGGTACCGGAGAAGATGTATTGATTCCCCGAATCCCTCTGATACCATCGGATTTACCCTTCCAATTTAAACGTTTACAGTTTCCGGTAAAGACAGCTTTTGCATTGACAATTAATAAATCGCAGGGTCAAACCTTCAATGTTGCAGGCTTAGATTTGAGCGTTGACTGTTTTTCACATGGCCAACT TTCGAAATATAAATAA